From Halococcus salsus, the proteins below share one genomic window:
- a CDS encoding DUF7342 family protein: protein MGEHDTGSDVGIPSDGMPSDEAVRQEREQWNEDKTVKERIYETALTLREPTSVSAVADRTECTPESARRHLLWFAEMGIVEPVGEGRPAQFQRNRAYFRWKRANEARRTHSSDELATRLETLLDRDRAYQDKYDMSDPAQVSAFDIADPDDHDALEAIWTDVNDWLTVREEQRVLEHAQRLQREQQSAPA, encoded by the coding sequence ATGGGCGAGCACGATACAGGGTCAGATGTCGGTATTCCCTCGGACGGGATGCCGTCAGACGAGGCTGTTCGCCAAGAGCGCGAGCAGTGGAACGAGGACAAGACGGTCAAAGAACGCATCTACGAGACTGCACTCACGCTGCGCGAACCCACTTCCGTTTCCGCCGTCGCCGACCGAACCGAGTGCACACCTGAATCTGCTCGGCGACACCTCCTCTGGTTCGCCGAGATGGGTATCGTTGAACCGGTCGGAGAGGGACGGCCCGCACAGTTTCAGCGCAATCGCGCGTATTTTCGCTGGAAACGCGCCAACGAAGCCAGACGCACCCATTCGAGCGATGAACTCGCGACCCGGCTCGAAACGCTGCTTGACCGCGACCGCGCCTACCAAGACAAATACGACATGTCTGATCCAGCGCAGGTGAGTGCGTTCGATATCGCCGACCCGGATGATCACGACGCGCTCGAAGCCATCTGGACTGACGTCAACGACTGGCTGACTGTCCGGGAGGAACAGCGCGTGCTCGAACACGCTCAGCGCCTCCAGCGCGAGCAGCAGTCGGCTCCGGCGTGA
- a CDS encoding DUF2304 family protein — MVNPLAVVLVVLAIGALAWGFERYRTRFVRTDLLLAGGAAVGLLAIVFAPVIYDQIGDLLNIRKRYVTVSLLGNVALLACVFYLVSIVRANRGRINDLTRSLSLEQANAIQADGGGETIGVVIPAYNEEATIEKVVNSLPKTIRGYLVMPIVVSDGSADATASRARSNGVTVVEHHLNQGQGGALQTGFAIAMREEVSIVVTMDGDGQHPSDRLERMVAPIIDDEADYVMGSRHKGTDYSGNSVVRRAGIRVFTRLINLLTKSEITDCTNGFRAIRGTELSKLTLTEERFSAPELIIEARKNGLRLQEVPITIEERQAGETKKPQLGYAIGLTRTILTTWIR; from the coding sequence ATGGTTAATCCGCTGGCAGTAGTCTTAGTCGTGTTGGCTATCGGGGCGTTAGCGTGGGGCTTCGAGCGCTATCGGACGCGGTTCGTGAGAACGGACCTGCTGCTTGCGGGCGGTGCGGCCGTCGGATTGCTTGCCATCGTCTTCGCCCCGGTCATCTACGATCAGATCGGCGACCTGCTGAACATTCGCAAGCGATACGTGACCGTCTCGTTGCTCGGGAACGTCGCCTTGCTGGCCTGTGTGTTCTATCTCGTGTCGATCGTGCGTGCCAATCGGGGCCGAATCAACGACCTCACGCGAAGCCTCTCGCTCGAACAGGCCAACGCGATCCAGGCCGACGGTGGAGGCGAAACGATCGGCGTCGTGATTCCGGCCTACAACGAGGAGGCGACCATCGAGAAAGTCGTCAACTCGCTGCCGAAGACGATCCGGGGTTATCTCGTGATGCCGATCGTCGTCTCGGATGGCTCGGCCGATGCGACTGCCAGTCGAGCCCGCTCGAATGGTGTGACCGTCGTCGAACACCATCTCAATCAGGGCCAGGGCGGTGCCCTCCAGACGGGCTTTGCGATCGCCATGCGTGAGGAGGTCTCGATCGTGGTGACGATGGACGGGGATGGCCAGCATCCGAGCGACCGGCTCGAACGCATGGTGGCTCCGATCATCGACGACGAGGCCGACTACGTGATGGGCTCGCGGCACAAAGGCACCGATTACTCGGGCAACAGTGTGGTTCGTCGGGCCGGCATTCGTGTGTTCACGCGGCTGATCAACCTGCTCACGAAATCCGAGATCACGGACTGTACGAACGGCTTCCGGGCGATCCGTGGCACGGAGCTGTCGAAGCTCACGCTGACCGAGGAGCGGTTCAGCGCACCCGAGCTGATCATCGAGGCGCGTAAGAACGGGCTGCGACTCCAAGAGGTGCCGATCACGATCGAGGAGCGTCAGGCCGGCGAAACGAAAAAGCCGCAGTTGGGCTATGCGATCGGCCTGACGCGAACGATCCTGACAACGTGGATTCGGTGA
- a CDS encoding glycosyltransferase family 4 protein — translation MTLLYINNTSFLASGGGGEERANEITKRLAANGHEVTVLAGKTDPDLPDETVDQGRRFRHVTCVPAFVFEYGSLGYFLSRYLFAFVSLPAVVWLLYREEFDAVVETMTPYPTFAVLAAKLFSVPIVATRHEFFDWSCYDVYDPLTATIQLIVQNFLRVFEYSAIVVPATHIKQQFMEYGVPEERLTVIPNGVEYERYRRPAIESDPGRLVVVGRLTKRKRQDRLVRVVRRLRDEGHDVRLDVAGDGPARERLEQLVADLDLGAHVTIHGFVDEERKIELLNRAELFVFASTQEGFGIVLLEAMAAGLPVVAKRLPVYEDFFVDGKNGALVRGEDLQTFVDAVQQMLDDGDLRRSMSKRNPETAAQYSWETIAERTEQTIREQCADEQRSYASSLRGLAQ, via the coding sequence ATGACGCTGCTGTACATCAACAACACCTCGTTTCTCGCGAGCGGTGGTGGCGGCGAGGAGCGGGCAAACGAGATCACCAAACGCCTCGCAGCGAACGGGCACGAAGTGACGGTGCTGGCGGGGAAGACCGATCCCGATCTCCCGGACGAAACCGTCGATCAGGGACGGCGCTTCCGGCACGTCACCTGTGTGCCGGCGTTCGTCTTCGAGTACGGATCGCTCGGCTATTTCCTCTCGCGGTATCTGTTTGCGTTCGTCAGCCTGCCGGCCGTGGTCTGGCTGCTGTACCGCGAGGAGTTCGACGCGGTCGTCGAGACGATGACGCCGTATCCGACGTTTGCGGTCCTCGCGGCGAAGCTGTTCAGCGTGCCGATCGTCGCAACTCGACACGAATTTTTCGATTGGAGCTGCTATGACGTGTACGACCCGCTCACGGCGACGATTCAGCTGATCGTGCAGAACTTCCTGCGCGTCTTCGAGTATAGTGCAATTGTCGTGCCGGCGACCCACATCAAACAGCAGTTCATGGAGTATGGTGTGCCCGAGGAGCGACTCACCGTCATTCCGAACGGCGTGGAGTACGAACGGTATCGACGGCCGGCGATCGAATCCGACCCGGGACGACTCGTCGTGGTCGGTCGGTTGACGAAGCGAAAGCGTCAGGACCGGCTCGTTCGCGTCGTGCGACGGCTTCGTGACGAAGGCCACGACGTCCGGCTGGACGTCGCCGGTGACGGGCCCGCACGGGAGCGATTGGAACAGTTGGTCGCCGACCTCGATCTGGGCGCACACGTCACGATACACGGGTTCGTCGACGAGGAGCGGAAGATCGAGCTGCTCAATCGAGCCGAGTTGTTCGTCTTCGCCTCGACGCAGGAGGGGTTTGGGATCGTCTTGTTGGAGGCGATGGCTGCCGGCCTGCCCGTGGTCGCAAAGCGTCTGCCCGTGTACGAGGATTTCTTTGTTGACGGGAAGAATGGAGCGTTGGTCAGGGGTGAGGACTTGCAGACGTTCGTGGATGCGGTACAACAGATGCTGGATGATGGCGATCTCCGGCGATCGATGAGTAAGCGGAACCCTGAGACGGCAGCGCAATACTCCTGGGAAACGATCGCGGAGCGAACCGAGCAGACGATCCGTGAGCAGTGCGCTGACGAACAACGGTCTTATGCGTCATCTCTGCGAGGGTTGGCTCAATGA
- a CDS encoding sulfatase-like hydrolase/transferase yields MSEISNVILLSVDALRADHLSSHGYERETSPEIDALAAHGTQFMNVMIRSSFIVSEVI; encoded by the coding sequence ATGAGTGAGATATCGAACGTGATCTTACTGAGCGTGGACGCGCTCCGCGCCGATCATCTCTCCTCACATGGGTACGAACGGGAGACAAGCCCAGAGATAGACGCGCTTGCGGCGCATGGAACACAGTTCATGAACGTAATGATCCGTTCCTCATTCATAGTGTCAGAGGTGATCTGA
- a CDS encoding glycosyltransferase family 4 protein translates to MDLVVLTEDFYPQTSGGAHTKWRFCQLAAERGHDVTVFTTREHGSAKSEVVDNVEIHRPFHAKPEGKPVYSPISVVTRIASSVLLFGYVCWWLRNHKIDGLHSNSHLTHWIGKALASLYDLPLVSFIGYTPSVVPNPEITPKLLLERVNFKFFMGETAFCRTPRTKEIIESYTDAEVTVLHGILNSEKIASANSEMDIDQRRVDLGVDADETLLVYVGRLAPLKNPVGAIEVLSELPSEYTLAMIGDGDERENVERAVRNHDVEDRVRVCGALPHEQTLQTIAAADGLLVPSHVETYPTVVFEALSLNTAVFITPLGIIPTIDHPRLHVGPLDEFPQTISGTTIESSSGLDTETLERFSMERYTDGLLGAFENGNRSVKQSETKTDDI, encoded by the coding sequence ATGGATTTAGTTGTTCTCACAGAAGATTTCTATCCACAAACCAGTGGTGGTGCACACACCAAATGGCGGTTTTGCCAACTGGCAGCCGAGCGCGGTCATGATGTTACCGTTTTCACCACTCGTGAACATGGTTCTGCTAAGTCAGAAGTCGTGGACAACGTTGAAATCCATCGACCGTTTCATGCGAAGCCTGAAGGAAAACCAGTTTACTCGCCGATTTCGGTGGTAACCCGAATCGCTTCCTCCGTATTACTGTTTGGTTACGTATGCTGGTGGCTTCGGAATCACAAAATAGATGGGTTGCACTCGAATTCACATTTGACTCATTGGATCGGGAAAGCACTTGCATCACTGTATGACCTGCCACTCGTTTCGTTTATCGGATATACACCGTCGGTTGTCCCGAATCCGGAGATCACCCCAAAGCTTCTTCTTGAACGAGTCAATTTCAAATTTTTCATGGGAGAGACTGCATTCTGTCGAACACCACGCACAAAAGAGATTATTGAGTCGTATACGGATGCAGAGGTCACAGTCCTTCATGGAATCTTGAATTCTGAGAAGATTGCCAGTGCCAACTCGGAGATGGATATCGATCAGAGACGAGTTGATCTCGGTGTCGATGCTGATGAAACGCTCCTCGTTTATGTTGGTCGTCTCGCCCCACTCAAAAATCCGGTTGGAGCGATTGAGGTACTCTCGGAGCTTCCATCAGAGTACACGCTTGCTATGATCGGTGATGGTGATGAACGAGAAAACGTTGAGCGAGCAGTACGCAACCATGATGTCGAAGATCGTGTGCGGGTTTGTGGAGCGCTTCCACATGAACAGACACTACAAACGATTGCAGCCGCAGACGGACTCTTGGTTCCATCTCATGTAGAGACGTATCCGACGGTTGTCTTTGAGGCGTTGTCACTCAATACAGCAGTATTCATCACTCCCCTAGGAATCATCCCAACGATCGACCATCCGCGGCTGCATGTCGGTCCGCTTGATGAATTCCCGCAAACCATCTCCGGAACGACGATCGAATCATCCAGCGGTCTCGATACTGAGACGCTGGAGCGGTTTTCGATGGAACGGTATACGGATGGGCTCCTCGGTGCGTTCGAGAATGGAAATCGATCTGTTAAGCAATCTGAAACAAAAACGGACGACATATGA
- a CDS encoding polysaccharide deacetylase family protein — MKGLLTVDVEGGSKPNVYQCVDILERFLDEIEIPATLFVTPDVVENRPETVAKWLDQPHSVGLHIHPERIGPGDSDWLAEYDEESIEEMVAIGCETFDDYLGFKPVQFRAGRWEYSEQLLRALQSQGFERDASLRSDSRRDPYERSGIREFPMTVYDSAIVRQLLRPWTIDSIPLHADAFLGKRAFIPGFYAVTWRLFHADIPYLMTSLHDYDVGSTAIRSRIKQYLTYVFSRTSPTVIDDRYIQ; from the coding sequence ATGAAAGGACTCCTTACGGTAGATGTCGAAGGTGGTTCCAAACCGAACGTCTACCAGTGTGTAGATATCCTCGAACGGTTCCTCGACGAGATAGAGATACCAGCGACACTGTTTGTCACTCCCGACGTGGTGGAGAATCGCCCGGAAACCGTCGCGAAGTGGCTCGATCAACCCCACAGCGTCGGACTCCACATCCATCCCGAGCGAATCGGTCCCGGCGATTCGGATTGGCTGGCCGAGTACGATGAGGAATCGATCGAAGAGATGGTGGCGATCGGCTGTGAAACGTTCGACGATTATCTCGGCTTCAAGCCGGTTCAGTTCCGTGCTGGGCGATGGGAATACTCCGAGCAGCTGCTGCGAGCGCTACAGAGCCAAGGATTCGAGCGTGATGCGTCGCTCCGCTCGGATTCACGGCGTGATCCGTACGAACGGTCCGGAATCAGAGAATTTCCGATGACGGTGTACGATTCGGCAATCGTTCGTCAACTTCTCCGCCCGTGGACTATAGACTCGATACCGCTGCACGCAGACGCGTTTCTTGGCAAGCGAGCGTTCATTCCTGGATTTTATGCCGTGACGTGGCGATTGTTTCATGCGGATATCCCATATCTCATGACGAGCCTGCATGATTACGATGTTGGATCAACTGCGATACGTTCACGTATCAAACAATACCTTACCTATGTTTTCTCTCGAACCTCACCTACAGTGATAGACGATAGATATATTCAATAG
- a CDS encoding alkaline phosphatase family protein: MSKNPTIIFGIDGAHFELIEPWIEAGKLPNIERVIDTGVTADLQSVLPPVTSPNWKAYATGKNPGKIGIFWWENIDVENERVHYPSERKHGNDEFWELIAEDEPVGVLGVPTTYPPKSIDSFLVAGAPDGEDSGFASPPSVEDELRERFDYRVTKSARLKDDIDEAAEEILELIDMRYRAAKHLLDEHDVSFLQVTTFYINSLHHFLWDHEYTLDAWQLVDGHLGEFLDGDHNVVLMSDHGSNEIQTVFHINSWLADEGYLSLDTGIATGLHRLGINTDRLIRIATQLGVRDMAERVTPQQIIDLIPSEEGEISRESKTDNVDWGQTAAIASGQGPIYLTADRTDPQYDRLREELIAKLEGITDPNGRSVVDAVVPGEEVYSGEFADEAPDIVIDQAKGVHIPGSIGRDEVFSVPDKDGWRGENKRHGIFAATGPDIGQGRIEDLSILDLAPSLLHLHDCAIPTDMDGSVRRSIFADDSNAANRTVEHRSVTSREQEIRRIRQVARKLSG, translated from the coding sequence ATGTCCAAAAATCCGACCATCATTTTCGGCATCGACGGCGCTCACTTCGAACTCATCGAACCGTGGATCGAGGCGGGAAAGCTACCGAACATCGAGCGCGTGATCGACACCGGCGTGACCGCCGACCTCCAGTCGGTGCTGCCGCCGGTGACCTCACCCAACTGGAAGGCCTACGCGACCGGAAAGAACCCCGGCAAGATCGGTATCTTCTGGTGGGAGAACATCGACGTCGAGAACGAGCGTGTCCACTATCCTTCAGAGCGAAAACACGGCAACGACGAGTTCTGGGAACTGATTGCAGAGGACGAGCCGGTTGGCGTGTTGGGTGTCCCGACGACGTATCCACCGAAATCGATCGATTCGTTCCTCGTCGCTGGCGCACCCGACGGCGAGGACTCGGGCTTCGCCTCGCCTCCCTCGGTCGAGGACGAACTCCGCGAGCGATTCGATTACCGCGTAACCAAGAGTGCCCGACTGAAAGACGACATCGACGAGGCCGCAGAAGAAATCCTCGAACTGATCGACATGCGCTACAGGGCCGCGAAGCATCTGCTCGACGAACACGACGTTTCGTTCCTCCAAGTGACGACATTCTACATCAACTCGCTCCATCACTTCCTCTGGGACCACGAGTACACGCTCGACGCGTGGCAGCTCGTCGACGGGCATCTTGGTGAGTTCCTCGACGGCGACCATAATGTCGTGCTAATGAGCGACCACGGCTCGAACGAGATTCAAACCGTCTTCCACATCAACTCGTGGCTGGCCGACGAGGGGTATCTCAGCCTCGATACAGGCATTGCGACAGGTCTCCATCGGCTCGGGATCAACACTGACCGATTGATCCGGATCGCAACACAGCTCGGTGTGCGGGACATGGCCGAGCGCGTGACGCCACAGCAGATCATCGACCTCATTCCGAGCGAAGAGGGTGAAATCAGCCGCGAGAGCAAGACCGACAACGTCGACTGGGGGCAGACAGCGGCAATCGCTAGTGGCCAGGGACCGATCTATCTTACTGCCGACCGCACCGACCCGCAGTACGACCGGCTCCGGGAGGAGTTGATCGCGAAACTCGAAGGGATCACCGATCCGAACGGCCGCTCGGTGGTCGATGCGGTCGTTCCCGGCGAAGAAGTCTACTCCGGCGAGTTCGCGGACGAAGCGCCGGACATCGTCATCGATCAGGCGAAAGGCGTCCACATCCCTGGCAGTATCGGTCGGGACGAGGTGTTCTCGGTACCCGATAAGGATGGGTGGCGCGGCGAGAACAAGCGCCACGGAATATTTGCTGCCACCGGGCCAGACATCGGGCAGGGCCGGATTGAAGACCTCTCAATTCTCGATCTCGCACCGTCGTTGCTCCATCTGCACGACTGTGCGATCCCGACCGACATGGACGGTAGCGTTCGTCGGTCGATATTTGCTGACGACAGCAACGCTGCGAATCGCACAGTCGAACACCGATCGGTGACGTCACGCGAGCAGGAGATCAGGCGAATTCGGCAGGTGGCGCGGAAGCTCAGCGGCTAG
- a CDS encoding glycosyltransferase family 4 protein, protein MSTTIGVFTGSASSFNVLLDASHAGQALSEAYTTHLLSTDGGFVSDVEAHFDGAYGLNESSSIAGEIAALRSYVHSETPDILIQLTNPPVHGMIVGTVAKANGIKFIYRYSGDRFNVHKLSSLSNKIPHFLLNNIVGRPPLYLADGYITMGPYGASVLQKHGVSDDDIEIIPPAIDRIRFETGRLYGQKPAAIPDSGAVAISVGRVSRRKGKKVLERTIPRIVDSRDDLHFVLVGPIQDPVCVSDEYTTHVTHVGGVPPEAIPRYLSFSDVLVHPSLIEGLPRVILESLASGTPVIAREVGDIGFATENTFTTDDEFVEMVSSFEDQRLDDVEDFCVESLHVRYQNVVRQLK, encoded by the coding sequence ATGAGTACCACGATTGGCGTGTTTACGGGATCCGCTTCATCGTTCAACGTTCTGCTCGACGCATCACACGCTGGCCAGGCGTTGTCTGAAGCGTATACCACCCATTTACTCTCAACCGACGGTGGCTTCGTATCCGATGTAGAGGCGCATTTCGACGGTGCCTACGGTTTAAACGAATCGTCCTCGATTGCAGGAGAGATAGCGGCACTCCGATCGTATGTTCATTCAGAGACACCTGACATACTCATTCAACTTACGAACCCGCCAGTTCATGGTATGATTGTTGGGACAGTGGCTAAGGCCAATGGTATAAAATTTATATATAGATATAGTGGCGACAGGTTCAACGTCCACAAGCTATCTAGTCTATCAAACAAAATACCGCATTTCCTCTTGAATAATATCGTTGGGAGACCACCCCTCTATCTAGCTGATGGGTATATTACGATGGGGCCGTACGGTGCTTCGGTACTGCAAAAACACGGAGTTTCTGACGACGACATCGAGATTATCCCACCGGCCATTGACAGAATCCGTTTCGAAACCGGTCGTTTGTATGGACAGAAACCGGCTGCAATCCCGGATTCCGGTGCGGTTGCTATTTCTGTGGGAAGAGTTTCGAGAAGAAAGGGTAAGAAAGTCCTCGAACGGACGATTCCACGGATCGTCGACTCCAGAGATGATCTTCATTTTGTGCTGGTTGGGCCGATTCAAGACCCCGTTTGTGTTTCTGATGAGTACACCACGCACGTGACTCACGTCGGTGGAGTCCCTCCAGAAGCCATTCCCAGATATCTCTCCTTTTCGGATGTGTTGGTTCATCCGTCCCTCATTGAAGGGCTTCCGCGCGTGATTCTCGAATCGCTCGCCTCGGGGACGCCGGTCATCGCTAGGGAAGTCGGCGATATTGGATTCGCGACTGAAAATACGTTCACAACTGACGATGAGTTCGTCGAAATGGTTTCTTCTTTTGAGGACCAGCGACTAGATGATGTCGAAGATTTCTGCGTAGAAAGCCTACATGTTCGATACCAGAACGTCGTCCGGCAACTCAAATAG
- a CDS encoding PglZ domain-containing protein, translating into MTGGSKIGRAISNANILHEWRVSVSMNLNKLRQTIYGAYLYPYLIADKHLATGTNIFEREWDAVIVLDACRVDALMEVRHEYAFLEEVDTRWSVGSTSKEWIINTFKEEYRNEIAETALVTGNGWAEKVLMNTPEWGRWTALNGSFWEEHAIASYVERDLVSSSDFATFLPTWSNEFSEAGNRAPRAEYVTDAAITTARENRPDRLIVHYMQPHEPYYSTVPADEPLPESNRAPLETLRNGGDKEAVWHEYIENLRYVLDNVQTLLTNIDAEKVIITADHGELFGEMGVYGHVAALPHPKLRKVPWVETQATDEDTHSPDVDIDEVYSPETGVEDRLRNLGYL; encoded by the coding sequence GTGACTGGAGGTAGTAAGATCGGAAGAGCGATTTCAAACGCAAATATATTACACGAGTGGAGGGTTTCTGTGAGCATGAATCTGAATAAACTCAGACAGACCATATATGGTGCGTATCTGTATCCATACCTGATTGCCGACAAACATCTTGCAACGGGGACAAATATATTCGAGAGAGAATGGGATGCAGTAATCGTTCTCGATGCGTGTAGAGTTGATGCATTGATGGAGGTTCGTCACGAATATGCGTTTCTCGAAGAGGTGGATACGCGGTGGTCAGTGGGGTCCACATCGAAAGAGTGGATCATAAATACTTTTAAAGAAGAATACCGGAACGAAATAGCTGAGACGGCACTGGTTACCGGGAACGGTTGGGCAGAGAAGGTACTCATGAATACTCCAGAATGGGGACGATGGACTGCACTCAACGGCAGTTTTTGGGAGGAACATGCCATCGCATCGTACGTCGAACGAGACCTCGTCTCCTCGTCTGACTTCGCTACGTTCCTTCCCACGTGGAGCAACGAGTTTAGTGAAGCTGGTAATAGAGCGCCAAGAGCCGAGTACGTTACTGACGCAGCGATAACCACCGCACGAGAAAACCGACCGGATCGGTTAATCGTCCACTATATGCAACCACACGAACCGTATTATAGTACAGTGCCAGCGGACGAACCGCTTCCAGAAAGTAACAGGGCACCGCTGGAAACACTGAGAAACGGCGGGGACAAGGAGGCGGTGTGGCACGAATACATCGAGAATCTCCGCTATGTCCTCGATAACGTGCAGACACTACTCACGAATATCGATGCTGAGAAGGTGATTATTACTGCTGACCACGGCGAGTTGTTCGGTGAAATGGGAGTATACGGGCATGTAGCAGCACTCCCGCATCCAAAATTACGGAAGGTCCCTTGGGTAGAAACTCAGGCCACTGACGAAGATACCCATTCTCCCGATGTCGACATCGATGAAGTATACTCGCCAGAGACAGGTGTTGAAGACCGGTTACGAAACCTTGGATACTTGTAG